In the genome of Thermus antranikianii DSM 12462, the window TTGGCCCCCTCGGGCGTTATGATGACCACAACGGCACGCACGGCCACCCCCTACCGCCCCCGAGGCCCCCCCTCGGGGCTCGCCTCCTCGTCCAGGGGCATCCCCAGCAGGCGCTCCAGCTCCTTCCTGGGGATGATGAGCCTCGCCCCCAGGCGGGCCGCCCTCAGCTCCCCCCGCCAGACCAGCCGATAAATGTGGTTTGGATGGACTCCAAGTGCCGAAGCCGCTTCCTTGACGCTCAGTCCAAGCTTACGCATGTTTTTGCCCCGCTTTTCCGCGCCCAGGGAGGGGCACCCTGGACGGGCCTGACGACCTAAAGCCGCAAAACCTACGGCTTCAGGCCGCCAGGGGCGGGGCAACAGGGGCGATGACCAGGCTTCGGGTCAGGTTTTGCGTGGGGTCTTTTGGCGGTGCCCTTTCCTGGTAGCTTTCGGAAAGGGTCTTCTGGGGTTCGTGAGTCAGGCGGATGAGGTCAAAGACCAGAATAAGGAGCGCGCTCAGAGCTTTAAGTGCGGCTTTAAGAGCTTCGTTAAGCGTCTTGCCGCGCCTTAGGCTCTGCAGGTAAACGAAGAAGAGCTTAAGCACCCGCTCATGGGGCAACCTCCGGAAGCGGATCCGCGTCCCCCCGCGCTTGGCGGCCCTCCCCCTGAAGAAAACACCTTGAGCAAGGTGCCGCCCTACTAAAGAGAGGTAGTTCAATAGAGGCCTAAGTGCCTCAAAAAGGTTATCCCGCGCGTCTTGCAGACTTCTGATTACAGCCCCTGCCTCTCCGGCCAGGGGGGCCATCGCCTCAAGTGTCTGGTGTAGCGTCCTCCTGGCGGGTTCCGCCGCCTTAAGTGCCTGGTGTAGAGTCCTCCTAGCGGTTTCCACCGCCTCGTTAAGGTTCCTTAAGG includes:
- a CDS encoding helix-turn-helix domain-containing protein, which translates into the protein MRKLGLSVKEAASALGVHPNHIYRLVWRGELRAARLGARLIIPRKELERLLGMPLDEEASPEGGPRGR